A genomic stretch from Sceloporus undulatus isolate JIND9_A2432 ecotype Alabama chromosome 5, SceUnd_v1.1, whole genome shotgun sequence includes:
- the TCF20 gene encoding transcription factor 20 isoform X2 produces the protein MQSFREQSSYHGNQQNYAQEVHGASRLEEFSTRQQAQMFQSFGGGGGSSSSGRRGATGSSASMAGENSGHQSYQGFRKEAGDFYYMASGKDPVTAGGQQLPQRRPSGPVQSYGPPQGSSFGNQYGSEGHVNQFQTQHSSLSGVTHYQQDYTGPFSPGSTQYQQQTSSQQQQQVQQMRQQLYQSHQPLSQASNQSASNTSHLQPMQRSSTLPSSASGYQLRVGQYSQHYQPPASSSTSFPSPQRFGQSGQNYDGSYNVNTGSQYEGHAVSSSAQGYGTQSNYSFQAQPMKNFEQSKLAQAGQQAQGQAQQSQQQQPPPPQQQQPQQQPSQPPSQHVMQYSNTATKLTLQSQVGQYNQAEVPVRSPMQFHQNFSPISNPSPAASVVQSPSCSSTPSPLMPSGETLQCGQSNIPVASRNRILQMMPQLSPTTSMMPSPSGQSGGFKGFGLEGLQEKRLTDPGLSSLSALSSQVANLPNTVQHMLLSDALAPQKKSSKRSSSSKKADSCTNSEGSSQAEEQLKSPLAESIDGGCSSSSEDQAERVRQLSGQSTSSDTTYKGGNLERSHSSPAQASQNEPPKLSTSPADEEEVVSPPEEKEALVAMETPPKVNEKSVGVIVSREAMTGRIEKPSGQDKPQQDDASAGTQAPPSTSVMKETTLTGSQQESQGGSKGNKSGDNNTNHNGDGNSQMAHAVIGCNFPGRTEPSKSPGSLRYSYKDNIGVSVQRNAGNFPQYPSSQDKGDFPVHSERKGRNEKFPSLLQEVLQGYHHHPDRRYSRNAQDHHGMAANVESAMRPNVLISQANELSNRGLLNKSIGSLLENPHWGHWDRKSSGTAPEMKQINLADYPMPRKFEIESQSSAHEGGGLSERRSVICDISPLRQIARDPGLHSVGHMSTDGRTGRSDRLTPGLGQSVILPGGLVAMETKLKSHSGQIKEEDFEQSKSSASINNKKSGDHCHLASFKHESYRGNPSPGAAVLDSADYMLQQDSRSVQLRRGPGRMGNSREGMRGKSPSQFHDLAEKLKMSPGRSRGPGTDLHHMNPHMVLSDRVNRGSLHSPFPSNSESSSLASVYHTNTRSHAYGDPNQGLNSQYHYKRQLYQQQQEEYKDWNSSSAQGVIAAAQHRQEAAKKSPRQQQFMDKVRSPLKNDKDGMMYLHSGSYHDIGSQEATRCLLGNDSALQNKCSEIKQKIQQHESGWDLSRQMAPGKNSGSLGAASQKRFGPQDSDPHRRDDAGDVLKSGNTLVRIPGQEDHSPQNPLIMRRRVRSFISPIPSKRQLQEMKNSVTEDKTRLLAASKEGADKTLNSYTRCSPSQDVGKSLSKGESSRNLPSPDSRNCSAVSLTSPAKTKILPPRKGRGLKLEAIVQKITSPNVRRSTSSNCAEAGADAVTLDDILSLKRAPPEGGDAANHGVEAESIKEEIVLDQEGQELTSEISLTISSEEWHGEGDEVVKKETTELSNVGKEGSVPSVIPASSQKSVGQGRTDGSLAGTGSLGFSETKTVSPSNILTPEANAKAEEKDGNVVIVTPKPEPFPPKGYFPSGKKKGRPIGSVNKQKKQQQPLPPPPPPPLPTVPEALQPPEEAVGGEPKPKRQRRERRKTTAQPRKRKARRAAPIVEPQEPEIKLKYATQSLDKTDTKNKSFFPYIHVVNKCEIGAVCTIINAEEEEQNKLVRGRKGQRSSTPPPSNAESKVLPTSSFMLQGPVVTESSVMGHLVCCLCGKWASYRNMGDLFGPFYPQDYVATLPKNPPPKRATEMQNKVKVRHKSASNGSKTDTEEEEEQQQQKEQRSLAAHPRFKRRHRSEDCTGASRSLSRGAACKKATTEGGSMGEKTPLDSKPPIPTSEGVPELELQIPELPLDSNEFWVHEGCILWANGIYLVCGRLYGLQEAVEIAKEMKCSHCQEPGATLGCYNKGCSFRYHYPCAIDADCLLNEENFSVRCPKHKNKMVKGSLSTEQSERG, from the coding sequence ATGCAGTCCTTTCGGGAGCAAAGCAGTTACCACGGAAACCAGCAGAACTACGCGCAGGAAGTGCATGGTGCATCCCGGCTAGAAGAATTTAGCACCCGCCAGCAGGCTCAGATGTTCCAGAGCtttggaggaggtggaggaagcagTAGCAGTGGGCGACGTGGAGCAACAGGAAGCTCTGCCTCAATGGCTGGTGAGAATTCTGGACATCAGAGCTATCAAGGTTTCAGAAAAGAAGCAGGAGATTTCTATTATATGGCCTCTGGTAAGGATCCTGTAACAGCCGGAGGACAGCAGCTCCCTCAGCGTAGGCCTTCTGGACCAGTGCAGAGCTACGGGCCACCACAAGGGAGCAGCTTCGGGAATCAGTATGGGAGTGAGGGTCATGTGAACCAGTTTCAAACACAACACTCATCCCTTAGTGGCGTAACTCACTATCAGCAGGATTATACTGGCCCTTTCTCCCCTGGTAGTACTCAGTACCAACAGCAGACTTCtagccagcagcagcaacaagtgCAACAGATGAGGCAGCAGCTCTACCAGTCTCATCAGCCTTTGTCGCAGGCCTCCAACCAGTCTGCCTCTAACACATCTCATTTGCAACCAATGCAGCGTTCCTCAACTCTGCCTTCATCTGCTTCTGGCTATCAGCTACGTGTGGGTCAGTATAGCCAGCACTACCAGCCTCCAGCCTCTTCATCAACATCATTTCCTTCTCCTCAGCGTTTTGGCCAATCTGGACAGAACTATGATGGTAGTTACAATGTGAATACTGGTTCACAGTATGAGGGACATGCTGTGAGTTCAAGTGCACAAGGTTATGGGACTCAATCAAATTACAGCTTTCAGGCACAGCCAATGAAGAATTTTGAGCAGTCAAAGTTGGCCCAAGCGGGTCAACAGGCACAAGGACAGGCACAACaatctcagcagcagcagccgccaccaccacagcagcagcagcctcagcagcagccGTCACAGCCTCCCTCACAGCATGTAATGCAGTACTCAAATACTGCAACAAAGCTAACTCTGCAAAGTCAAGTGGGGCAGTATAATCAAGCTGAGGTTCCTGTAAGATCACCCATGCAGTTCCATCAGAATTTCAGTCCTATATCTAACCCCTCACCAGCTGCCTCTGTGGTTCAGTCTCCTAGCTGCAGCTCTACACCATCTCCTCTCATGCCAAGTGGTGAGACTCTCCAATGTGGACAAAGCAACATACCTGTAGCCTCTAGAAACCGCATCTTACAGATGatgcctcagcttagtccaacaacatccatgATGCCAAGCCCCAGTGGTCAGAGTGGAGGTTTCAAAGGATTTGGGCTTGAAGGATTGCAAGAAAAGAGGCTTACAGATCCAGGACTAAGCAGTCTAAGTGCCCTAAGTAGTCAAGTGGCTAATCTTCCCAATACGGTCCAGCACATGTTACTCTCAGATGCTTTGGCTCCTCAAAAGAAAAGCTCCAAAAGGTCTTCATCATCCAAAAAGGCTGATAGCTGCACAAATTCAGAAGGTTCCTCACAGGCTGAAGAACAACTTAAGTCTCCTCTAGCAGAGTCCATTGATGGTGGCTGCTCCAGTAGCTCTGAGGATCAAGCTGAGAGGGTGAGACAATTGAGTGGTCAGAGCACCAGTTCAGACACCACCTACAAGGGGGGTAATTTAGAGAGATCTCACTCATCACCAGCACAGGCATCTCAAAATGAGCCCCCAAAACTGAGCACCAGCCCTGCAGATGAGGAAGAAGTAGTGTCTCCTCCTGAAGAGAAGGAGGCCTTAGTTGCTATGGAAACTCCTCCAAAGGTAAATGAAAAGTCAGTTGGTGTGATAGTCTCCCGAGAAGCTATGACAGGAAGAATAGAAAAGCCAAGTGGGCAAGATAAACCCCAACAAGATGATGCTTCTGCTGGTACTCAAGCACCACCGTCTACCAGTGTGATGAAGGAGACCACTCTTACAGGATCACAGCAAGAGTCTCAAGGAGGAAGTAAAGGAAATAAAAGTGGGGACAACAATACTAATCATAATGGAGATGGAAATAGCCAGATGGCACATGCTGTCATTGGCTGTAACTTTCCTGGCAGAACAGAGCCTTCCAAATCACCTGGCAGTCTGAGATATAGCTACAAAGACAATATAGGAGTTAGTGTGCAGAGAAATGCTGGCAACTTCCCACAGTACCCTTCCAGTCAGGATAAAGGGGATTTTCCAGTACACAGTGAACGAAAGGGCAGAAATGAGAAATTTCCTAGTCTGTTGCAGGAAGTCTTGCAAGGCTATCATCATCACCCTGACAGAAGATACTCTAGAAATGCACAAGATCATCATGGAAtggctgcaaatgtggaaagtgCTATGAGACCTAATGTCCTGATCAGTCAAGCCAATGAATTAAGTAACAGAGGTCTTTTAAACAAAAGTATAGGATCTCTTTTGGAAAATCCACACTGGGGCCACTGGGATAGAAAGTCAAGTGGCACAGCTCCTGAGATGAAACAGATAAATCTGGCTGACTATCCCATGCCTAGAAAGTTTGAGATAGAATCCCAGTCTTCAGCTCATGAAGGAGGAGGACTTTCTGAAAGGAGATCAGTTATTTGTGATATATCACCTTTGAGGCAGATTGCTAGAGATCCAGGGCTTCATTCTGTAGGACATATGAGCACTGATGGCAGAACTGGAAGGAGTGATCGTCTAACTCCTGGTTTAGGACAGTCGGTCATCCTCCCTGGTGGTCTGGTTGCCATGGAAACAAAACTGAAGTCTCACAGTGGCCAGATCAAAGAAGAGGATTTTGAACAGTCTAAGTCCTCTGCCAGCATCAATAACAAAAAATCAGGAGACCATTGTCATCTTGCCAGTTTTAAGCATGAGTCTTACCGAGGGAATCCTAGTCCTGGAGCTGCAGTACTTGATTCTGCTGACTACATGCTACAGCAGGATAGCCGATCAGTGCAGCTGAGACGAGGACCTGGCAGAATGGGAAATAGCCGTGAGGGAATGAGAGGTAAATCCCCCTCTCAGTTTCATGATTTGGCAGAAAAACTGAAGATGTCTCCTGGCAGAAGCAGAGGTCCCGGGACAGATCTTCATCATATGAATCCGCACATGGTGCTTTCTGACAGGGTCAACCGGGGGTCCTTGCACTCTCCTTTTCCATCAAATTCTGAAAGCTCCTCTTTGGCTTCAGTGTATCACACTAATACTCGATCTCatgcttatggtgatcctaaccagggtttgaattcccagtACCACTACAAAAGGCAGCTATATCAACAACAGCAGGAAGAATATAAAGATTGGAACAGCAGTTCTGCCCAGGGGGTGATAGCGGCAGCTCAACATAGGCAGGAGGCAGCTAAAAAGAGCCCAAGGCAGCAGCAGTTCATGGACAAAGTAAGGAGTCCTTTGAAAAATGACAAGGATGGAATGATGTATCTTCATTCTGGTTCTTACCATGATATTGGAAGCCAAGAAGCCACCCGTTGCTTGCTGGGGAATGATAGTGCTCTTCAGAATAAGTGCAGTGAAATTAAGCAGAAGATTCAGCAACATGAATCAGGCTGGGATCTTTCCCGGCAAATGGCTCCTGGGAAGAACAGTGGGTCTCTAGGGGCAGCCAGTCAGAAGAGATTTGGTCCTCAAGACAGTGATCCACACAGGCGTGATGATGCTGGAGATGTACTTAAATCTGGCAATACTCTGGTAAGGATCCCAGGTCAAGAAGATCACTCGCCTCAGAATCCTTTAATCATGAGAAGGAGGGTCCGTTCTTTCATTTCTCCTATTCCCAGCAAGAGACAGTTGCAGGAAATGAAGAACAGTGTCACCGAAGACAAGACACGCCTGCTTGCTGCATCAAAAGAAGGAGCTGATAAAACCCTCAACTCTTATACCCGCTGTTCACCAAGCCAAGATGTTGGCAAGTCACTCTCTAAAGGAGAATCTTCTAGAAACCTTCCAAGTCCTGACAGTAGAAactgttctgctgtttctcttacAAGTCCAGCTAAAACAAAAATTCTGCCTCCACGGAAAGGCCGTGGCCTAAAATTGGAAGCAATTGTTCAGAAAATCACATCTCCCAATGTTAGGAGAAGTACTTCATCAAACTGTGCTGAAGCTGGTGCAGATGCTGTCACTCTTGATGACATTTTGTCCCTGAAAAGAGCTCCACCAGAGGGTGGGGACGCGGCTAATCATGGGGTGGAAGCAGAAAGTATAAAAGAAGAGATTGTATTAGATCAAGAAGGCCAAGAGCTGACCAGTGAAATCTCTCTAACAATATCATCTGAAGAATGGCATGGGGAGGGAGACGAGGTAGTAAAAAAGGAGACAACTGAGCTTTCCAATGTTGGCAAGGAGGGCTCAGTGCCCTCTGTGATTCCAGCATCTTCACAGAAATCTGTTGGTCAAGGAAGAACAGATGGATCTTTAGCTGGAACAGGATCTTTAGGCTTTTCTGAAACAAAAACTGTCTCCCCATCTAACATCTTGACTCCTGAAGCAAATGCAAAAGCTGAGGAAAAAGATGGAAATGTAGTTATTGTGACACCTAAGCCAGaaccctttcctccaaagggatATTTTCCTTCTGGTAAAAAGAAGGGAAGGCCTATTGGTAGTGTGAATAaacagaagaagcagcagcagccgctgccaccaccaccacctccaccacttCCAACAGTACCAGAAGCATTACAGCCACCAGAGGAAGCAGTAGGGGGAGAACCTAAGCCTAAGAGACAacgaagagaaaggaggaaaactaCAGCCCAGCCACGAAAGAGGAAAGCAAGACGAGCTGCTCCAATTGTGGAGCCTCAGGAGCCAGAAATCAAACTGAAGTATGCCACCCAATCCCTTGATAAAACTGATACCAAGAATAAATCTTTTTTCCCTTATATTCATGTAGTAAACAAATGTGAGATAGGTGCTGTGTGCACAATAATTaatgcagaggaagaggagcagaataAGCTGGTGAGAGGCCGGAAAGGGCAGAGGTCATCAACGCCTCCTCCCAGCAATGCTGAGAGCAAAGTACTGCCTACTTCATCTTTCATGCTACAGGGTCCTGTAGTAACAGAATCTTCTGTCATGGGCCACTTGGTTTGCTGCCTGTGTGGCAAGTGGGCCAGTTATCGTAACATGGGTGACCTCTTCGGACCTTTCTATCCACAAGATTATGTGGCTACGCTGCCCAAGAATCCTCCCCCTAAGAGggccacagaaatgcaaaataaagtCAAGGTACGGCATAAAAGTGCTTCTAATGGTTCCAAGACTgatacagaggaggaggaagagcagcagcagcaaaaggagcAGAGAAGCCTGGCTGCCCACCCTCGCTTTAAGAGACGCCACCGCTCTGAGGACTGCACTGGAGCTTCTCGGTCACTTTCAAGAGGAGCTGCTTGTAAAAAGGCAACCACTGAGGGTGGCAGTATGGGTGAGAAAACTCCTTTAGACTCTAAACCCCCCATTCCCACTTCTGAAGGTGTCCCAGAGTTGGAATTACAAATTCCTGAACTACCTCTTGACAGTAATGAATTTTGGGTCCACGAGGGCTGTATTCTCTGggccaatgggatttacctggTCTGTGGCAGGCTCTATGGGCTTCAGGAAGCTGTGGAAATAGCTAAAGAAATG